From the genome of candidate division KSB1 bacterium:
AGAAGTTTATCTTGTATCGGTTTACTAATAAAATGTAATTCTTTAGAAAGAATAAGTTGTGTTTCCAGTTCTGCTACAGAACCTAAAGAAATTGAAACAAATCTCATGAATTCTCCGGTTACTAATCTAGCATGTCCTTCAGCTATATTTGATGGAATGGAAACAGCAGCCCTCTGCATTTGATTCACAAGACCAAATTTTTCTTCTGCTGGAAATCCATTCGTCGTTTTATAAATTTCTTTGGCTAATTCTAAACTCTTTTTCCAAACATCCAAATCTCGATAACTCCTGAAATTCTGGTTCATCATAAAATCCTCCCTAATACTTAATAATTCATTAAAATAGTAATGACTACTAGCCTCTAGCCTCAAATCTCTAGCCTCCAGTTAAGCTCTTTTTCCAAACATCCAAATCTCGATAACTCCTGAAATTCTGGTTCATTCTAAATCCTCCCTAATTAATAATTCATCGGAATAATAATGACTACTAGTCTCTAGCCTCAAATCTCTAGCCTCCAGTTAAGCTCTTTTTTTAAATGACCATGTGAAAGTAAATTCGGCGACGATTAATTGATCAGGATTATGTCCGATTGATTGAACATCAATGACTACTGCCTCGCCTGTTTTGCTTGCTCGCTCAACAGCAGAAGATATTTTGGTACCTTCATTGCAAGTAAATGTGGTTAATGAATCTGCTTTTTTGGTAAAATTTGCTTTTAATCCCACAATGAGAGAAGCAATCGAATCAGGTGAATTTTCTACCATCATCAATGCCAAAGCGCCGGTCGATAATTCAGCAGCCATACTTAACGCTGCAAAATAAGTTGAACGAAAGGGATTGGTGCTCAACCAGCGATAGGGAATAGAAACATCGCAACGTTCCATATCCAAACGATGTATTTTCACCCCGGCAAAAAAAGCTAAGGGTAGTTTTCGCAACAAATACAATTTAAAGAAAATCGGATGGAGCATTCTCTGACGTATTGTTTTGGAATCATGTGAAAGTGAATACTTTATTGCATCGTTTGACTCGATGATCTCCGCCATATTGAAAACACCTTGTGATTTAGGATTAATCTCGATTATCTAATAAAAATTCCCAAAACGCACCATAGGGATGAATGTCATCGGTAATACCTTTTTCATTTATCACTTCATAATTTTCATTGTACCAGCGAAAGATTCCACCTTTAAGGTTCTGCAGAGATATTGCTCCGGAATTATGGGCAACCTCTTTTAATCGTTGTAAACACTTTGAACTTCGATAACCGACTGAACAATAAAAAACCAGGCGTTTATCCTTTATACGCTTTGAATAAATTTTGCCGAATTCATTTTGAGTTATTCCAGGATCGAGTTGGATGGCATTGGTTATATGGCTTGTTTTGAATTCCTCTGGCGATCGTGTGTCAAAAATGATGAATTGACTGGAATCTATTGATGCAAGTGTTCTTTTAAAATCATTGTACTCGATATTTGGGACGGAAAACGACCAATCCACTATTTTCTCAAGAATAGTTAATTTTAGCTGTGATTTAATTGCCATAGTTAAAAAAACCAACAACGCAAATATGGATACAATAATTAAATATTTTAGTCGATAACTTTTTTTAGACGCTTGTATATTTCTTCCTTATTAAAAGAACAATTATTAAACACCATAATGAGAGTGACAATTTTTGTAAAAGTTTTTGGTGGGAAATCAAATACTGAATTATATTGTTTCAATGGTTAATCCACGTCCTTCGTTAAATTTTTCAGTTTCCTGCTGCCGTTTTTTTATTTCATCTGACAACAATTGTTCTGTTTTTTGGTTATACTCCCGAGCTTCTTTATTATGTATTTCTATCTTTACTTTTTCCTTTTTGTTGTATTCAATATTCTCTTCAAGGGTTGTTTCAACCCAATGACCACTATTTTCGTCTGCAACAAAAAATATCACAGTACCCACCAATCCAAGACCAATTCCGGCGATTAGAGCCTTGGTAGATGTATTATTATCATTCTTAAAAGAACCCCCTTCTAAGACTACCATTGCAGCTACTAAACTTACTCCCGTTAGAAACAAAGAATACTTTTTGCCTTTTTTGATCCAGATTGGTTTTACATACTTGTAATCAATTTCTTCTTTCTCAAAATCCTCAAAGAATAATTTCTCTTTATGAACTCTACCGATATCAAGAGGTGTCATCTCTGTCGGCATGGGTTTTAACATCAACGCAGTTATTATGGTTTTTTTATCATTTTCCACAAAAACAATACATTCTTCCTCCTTCCAGCCTGAAGAGGTAATTCTAATGTGGTGTTCACCATTGGAAACCTCTTTAGTGATAGGTGATGATTCAATTCTATTCCCATCCAGGTAAATATCAGCGCCGGGAGGATCAGTGAATATACTGATTAAGCCCGTTTCATTCTTCATGTTTTTAGCTTGGGCCCGGGGGATTTCGTTTTGCAACCCTTGTAAGGTTGGGATGATGTTTTTGTCCATTGATTGGGCAGGTAATAAGAAGCACAAAGTATTAAATAAAAACACTGCCACAAAAAGGATATGATTTCGACTAACTCTCATAATGTTCTCCAACGATTCAAGATGTTTTATAATATAGTGAGAAGGTTATTTGTTTTCCAAAATTAATGGATATTTCTGTTTTCTATTTTGATAAAGATTTGAAAGAGAAAGATTCACATATGTATTTTTCTAAAGAATCGATCCTGTTAATAGGATTTAAAGGAATTTTGTAAAAAGGTTTCGTAAAATGTAAAACAAAAACTAATTGATAATCATTGCAATGAATTCAAAAGATTAGCCACGGGAGAAATAATTCATGGAAAAAAGATTCAGCAATATAGAAACAAAGTTGATCCACGCGGGTGAAATTGAACCTAGGATTAGTGGTGCTGTTAGTATGCCGATTTTTCAATCGGCCAATTTCGAGTATGCCGGGGAGTCGAGTTATAATGAAATTAAATATATCCGTTTAAATAATACTCCGAATCATCAGGTGCTCCATAAGAAATTGGCTGCATTGGAAAACGCTGAATCTGCACTCGTAACGGCAAGCGGAATGGCAGCGATAACCACTTCTTTGTTGACTGTTCTTTCTTGTGGCGATCATCTCTTAATTCAAAATTCTTTGTATGGAGGGACTCATGATTTTGTTACAAAAGATTTACCTTCATTTGGAATTGAATATGATTTTGTTGATGGGGATGATCCGGATTCATGGGAAGCTAAGTTACAGTCCAATACCAAAGCACTTTATGTAGAAACAATGACCAATCCACTCATGGAGGTTTCTAATCTTATTGAGGTGGTTAATTTTGCCAAAAGGAATCGACTTATTTCATTTATCGACAATACTTTTGCGAGCCCAATGAATTTCCGACCGTCCGATTGGGGATTTGATTTGTCGCTGCATAGCTGCACAAAGTATTTGAATGGGCATTCGGATATCGTTGCCGGAGCAGTCATCGGTCAAGCGGATTTGATCGAAAAAATCAAACATAAATTAGATCATCTGGGAGGGTCACTTGATCCGCATGCCTGTTTTTTACTCCATCGTGGCATTAAAACTCTATCTGTCCGGGTTAAACACCAGAATGAAAGTGCTTTGAAAATTGCACAATTTCTGCAGGAGCATCCTTTGGTTGAAAAAGTGAACTACCCGGGATTGGAATCCCATCCTCGGCATTTGCGCGCCCTGGAATTATTTGATGGCTTTAGCGGTATGCTAAGCTTCGAAGTAAAGGGCGGGGTAGAAATGGCACAAAAGTTTATTGAAAATGTAAAGCTCCCCATTCATGCAGCCAGCCTGGGTGGGGTAGAATCCCTGGTAACCCGGCCGGCAACGACGTCGCATTCAGGTCTGTCTCCGGAGGACCGCAAAAAAATTGGGATCACGGATAGCTTGATCCGGGTCTCAATTGGCATCGAGGCAACAGAAGATTTGATCGAAGATTTTAAGCAGGCCTTATCCACATTGTCTTATGATTTATAACAAATAAAGTTGTGGATTTATAGGTTCTGGGGATTAAATTTTAAAAATCGTTTCAGGTTTAATAGGGATAATGCAATGCCATTTTATTTTTTGTATGTGATGATTTTTATTAGTTTTTTGGGGGGGTCCAGTGTTTATGCTGCAGATAAAAAATCTAGAACAGTACAAGGAAATATCATTCTATCGAACGAACAAGTCAATTTGTTTCCTAAACTATTTGCAGATCCATATGAAATTCAAATGGGGTTTTCGAAGTCTTTAAATTCCGATCGGTTTATTGGGCGTATCGGTCAAGAGATGCCTTTATTTCATTTTGGACCTTCAAACAGAAAAATCCATTTTAGTTTGGGAGGCCACACCTGGTCTTTACTGACAAGACGGGGAAATAAATTCCCATTACTTGCGGTTGATTATCTCATCACCGGAATTTTCGATTTTCAATTAGGA
Proteins encoded in this window:
- a CDS encoding four helix bundle protein → MMNQNFRSYRDLDVWKKSLELAKEIYKTTNGFPAEEKFGLVNQMQRAAVSIPSNIAEGHARLVTGEFMRFVSISLGSVAELETQLILSKELHFISKPIQDKLLLLLDEIGKMLRGLYKSLQKKKLEARN
- a CDS encoding DUF4442 domain-containing protein, whose amino-acid sequence is MAEIIESNDAIKYSLSHDSKTIRQRMLHPIFFKLYLLRKLPLAFFAGVKIHRLDMERCDVSIPYRWLSTNPFRSTYFAALSMAAELSTGALALMMVENSPDSIASLIVGLKANFTKKADSLTTFTCNEGTKISSAVERASKTGEAVVIDVQSIGHNPDQLIVAEFTFTWSFKKRA
- a CDS encoding rhodanese-like domain-containing protein, producing MAIKSQLKLTILEKIVDWSFSVPNIEYNDFKRTLASIDSSQFIIFDTRSPEEFKTSHITNAIQLDPGITQNEFGKIYSKRIKDKRLVFYCSVGYRSSKCLQRLKEVAHNSGAISLQNLKGGIFRWYNENYEVINEKGITDDIHPYGAFWEFLLDNRD
- a CDS encoding PEGA domain-containing protein, whose protein sequence is MRVSRNHILFVAVFLFNTLCFLLPAQSMDKNIIPTLQGLQNEIPRAQAKNMKNETGLISIFTDPPGADIYLDGNRIESSPITKEVSNGEHHIRITSSGWKEEECIVFVENDKKTIITALMLKPMPTEMTPLDIGRVHKEKLFFEDFEKEEIDYKYVKPIWIKKGKKYSLFLTGVSLVAAMVVLEGGSFKNDNNTSTKALIAGIGLGLVGTVIFFVADENSGHWVETTLEENIEYNKKEKVKIEIHNKEAREYNQKTEQLLSDEIKKRQQETEKFNEGRGLTIETI
- a CDS encoding PLP-dependent transferase, which codes for MEKRFSNIETKLIHAGEIEPRISGAVSMPIFQSANFEYAGESSYNEIKYIRLNNTPNHQVLHKKLAALENAESALVTASGMAAITTSLLTVLSCGDHLLIQNSLYGGTHDFVTKDLPSFGIEYDFVDGDDPDSWEAKLQSNTKALYVETMTNPLMEVSNLIEVVNFAKRNRLISFIDNTFASPMNFRPSDWGFDLSLHSCTKYLNGHSDIVAGAVIGQADLIEKIKHKLDHLGGSLDPHACFLLHRGIKTLSVRVKHQNESALKIAQFLQEHPLVEKVNYPGLESHPRHLRALELFDGFSGMLSFEVKGGVEMAQKFIENVKLPIHAASLGGVESLVTRPATTSHSGLSPEDRKKIGITDSLIRVSIGIEATEDLIEDFKQALSTLSYDL